In one Rhopalosiphum padi isolate XX-2018 chromosome 3, ASM2088224v1, whole genome shotgun sequence genomic region, the following are encoded:
- the LOC132927059 gene encoding LOW QUALITY PROTEIN: sodium/potassium-transporting ATPase subunit beta-2-like (The sequence of the model RefSeq protein was modified relative to this genomic sequence to represent the inferred CDS: inserted 2 bases in 1 codon): MLIEDTKMNYGSKTTFIGFDTDKRKLPLSKRFVLYAYDKDTGEIFGRTPSSWAKIGLYYTAFYLSLVAMFGVVLWFFFQTLDPRTPTRQLEHSLIGTNPGLGFRPMSNETHSTLIHINSKSVQDYSIWTERLVKFLDVYKKPGLTPGRGQNIATCDYDKPPGKGKVCDIDVKAFNSCTEENRFNFHRQGPCIFLKLNKIYGWNPIFYDDPNDLPHDMPKSLKDHIKEITNPEKLRTVWVSCEGETVSDKELIGPMAYWPIPGFPGYFFPFENSEGYLSPLVAIHFKSPAKSIVINILCKAWAKNIVHKKXNGVNRGSVHFELMMD; the protein is encoded by the exons ATGCTCATCGAGGATACGAAAATGAACTACGGCAGCAAAACAACGTTCATCGGCTTTGACACGGACAAACGCAAATTGCCACTGTCCAAGAGGTTCGTGTTGTATGCCTACGACAAAGACACCGGAGAAATATTTGGTCGCACACCGTCCAGTTGGG ccaaaattggattatattatacagcgtTTTATTTATCGCTTGTCGCTATGTTTGGAGTAGTTTTGTGGTTTTTCTTCCAAACTCTTGATCCACGTACTCCGACTAGACAACTTGAACATTCACTAATTGGAACAAATCCAG GTTTGGGATTTAGACCTATGTCTAACGAAACTCATAGCActttaattcatataaatagtaaatctgTTCAAGATTATTCAATATGGACTGAAAGACTCGTTAAATTTTTAgatg TGTACAAGAAACCAGGTTTGACTCCAGGAAGAGGTCAAAATATTGCAACTTGTGACTACGATAAACCACCTGGTAAAGGAAAGGTCTGTGATATTGATGTGAAAGCATTCAATTCTTGTACAGAAGAAAATCGATTCAATTTTCATCGTCAAGGACCTTGTATTTTTCTTAAGCTAAATAAA atTTATGGTTGGAATCCTATATTCTATGATGATCCAAATGACTTACCACACGATATGCCGAAAAGTTTAAAAGACCACATTAAAGAAATAACGAACCCAGAAAAG TTAAGAACTGTATGGGTATCATGTGAGGGAGAAACTGTGTCTGACAAAGAACTCATTGGGCCGATGGCATATTGGCCAATTCCTGGATTTCCTGGTTACTTCTTCCCATTTGAAAACTCTGAAGGATACCTAAGCCCTTTGGTTGCAATTCATTTCAAAAGTCCAGCAA AAAGCATTGTAATCAATATTTTGTGCAAAGCATGggcaaaaaatattgtacataaaaa aaatggtgtcaACAGAGGATCTGTGCACTTTGAATTGATGATGGATTAA